The following are encoded in a window of Flavobacterium psychrotrophum genomic DNA:
- a CDS encoding UDP-N-acetylglucosamine 4,6-dehydratase family protein has translation MKLKSYQLEDLLDRKPILLDKTSIFSQLSKKTILITGAAGSIGSEIARQVINFGPSAVILADQAETPLFLLGLEMEALSPNAMFYSELIDVTRAEATEQLFVKYKPDVVYHAAAYKHVQMMEKNPAQAVFSNISGTRIVADLAGKYGVSTFVMISTDKAVNPGNVMGASKLIAEKYINALHGKQLADNDGKIKTRYLITRFGNVLGSNGSVVPVFEKQIQEGGPVTVTHPDITRYFMTIKEACQLVLEAGAMGRGGEIYVFDMGKQVRIIDMVYKMIQMAGLRPEDDIQVRYTGLRPGEKLYEELISETSTTLPTHNKSIMIGVETAEPYDAFLVQLNDLHDIAIKGVPMDIVKKMKHIVPEFISSNSVYENLDNTK, from the coding sequence ATGAAACTCAAAAGTTACCAATTAGAAGATTTACTGGATCGTAAGCCTATACTGCTGGATAAAACATCTATATTTTCGCAATTAAGCAAAAAAACGATATTAATTACCGGTGCGGCAGGTTCTATAGGTAGTGAGATTGCCCGTCAGGTAATAAACTTTGGCCCATCTGCCGTTATACTGGCAGACCAGGCAGAAACTCCCTTGTTTTTATTAGGTTTAGAGATGGAAGCACTTTCTCCTAATGCTATGTTTTATTCTGAACTGATTGATGTTACAAGGGCTGAAGCTACAGAACAGTTGTTTGTAAAATATAAGCCGGATGTTGTTTATCATGCAGCAGCTTACAAGCATGTACAAATGATGGAAAAAAACCCGGCTCAGGCCGTTTTTTCTAATATAAGCGGTACACGCATTGTTGCAGACCTGGCAGGGAAATATGGGGTAAGTACTTTTGTAATGATTTCTACAGACAAGGCCGTAAATCCCGGTAATGTAATGGGAGCAAGCAAGCTGATTGCAGAAAAGTATATAAACGCACTACATGGTAAACAACTTGCAGATAATGACGGAAAGATAAAAACGCGCTATCTAATAACACGTTTTGGAAATGTACTGGGTTCTAATGGTTCTGTAGTGCCTGTTTTTGAAAAGCAAATACAAGAAGGGGGGCCGGTAACTGTAACACATCCCGATATTACCCGTTATTTTATGACGATTAAAGAGGCATGCCAGCTTGTGCTGGAGGCAGGGGCAATGGGCAGGGGCGGAGAAATTTATGTTTTTGACATGGGTAAGCAGGTACGTATTATTGACATGGTTTATAAAATGATACAAATGGCCGGCTTGAGACCCGAAGATGATATACAGGTGCGTTACACCGGTTTAAGACCTGGAGAAAAATTATATGAAGAGCTAATATCTGAAACATCTACAACATTGCCTACCCATAATAAGAGTATCATGATAGGTGTAGAAACGGCAGAACCGTATGATGCTTTTTTAGTTCAACTTAATGATTTACATGATATTGCAATAAAGGGTGTGCCGATGGATATTGTAAAGAAGATGAAGCATATTGTGCCAGAATTTATAAGTTCAAATTCAGTCTATGAAAACCTCGATAATACAAAGTAA
- a CDS encoding polysaccharide biosynthesis/export family protein, which yields MIKKISLLFLIAISLASCASKEKIVYFNGINSDQNLETAQSNFETKIKPDDALMIMVTAPDLRSAEPFNLPFAAVMGTTTGLTLDNVNVQPRYQTYLVDRNGKIEFPVLGTLSVGGFTKEQVITDLNKRLEKYINTPIVNVRIVNYKISVIGEVIRPNSYVIQSERISVPEALALAGDLTIYGERSDILLIRDLNGVKTHYSIDLTKSDFINSPYYYLQQNDVLYVKPNKTKINSSVVGPNTTVIISTISLLITAIAIILR from the coding sequence ATGATCAAAAAAATCAGCTTATTATTTTTAATTGCTATTTCGTTGGCGTCATGCGCTTCTAAGGAAAAAATAGTGTATTTCAACGGAATCAACAGTGATCAAAATTTAGAAACTGCCCAAAGTAATTTTGAGACAAAAATTAAGCCGGATGATGCGCTTATGATTATGGTTACAGCACCTGATTTAAGAAGTGCAGAACCTTTTAATCTGCCTTTTGCAGCTGTTATGGGTACCACTACAGGGCTTACGCTTGATAATGTAAATGTACAGCCAAGGTACCAAACATATCTTGTAGACAGAAACGGGAAAATTGAGTTTCCGGTGTTAGGAACTTTATCTGTGGGAGGATTTACTAAAGAGCAAGTAATTACAGACCTTAATAAGCGCCTTGAAAAGTATATAAATACTCCTATAGTAAATGTACGTATTGTAAACTATAAGATATCTGTAATTGGCGAAGTAATTCGTCCAAATTCATATGTCATTCAGAGTGAGAGAATATCTGTGCCGGAAGCACTTGCACTTGCAGGAGATCTTACCATTTATGGTGAGCGTAGTGATATTTTACTTATAAGAGATTTAAATGGTGTAAAAACACACTATAGCATAGATTTGACTAAATCTGATTTTATAAATAGCCCTTATTATTATTTGCAACAAAATGATGTTTTGTATGTAAAGCCCAATAAAACTAAAATTAATTCCAGCGTTGTAGGTCCTAATACTACAGTTATTATATCGACTATTTCATTACTAATAACCGCCATAGCAATAATACTAAGATAA
- a CDS encoding GumC family protein: MQNNIDLTPENEPAEFNLMEVIGRYLYHWKWFVVSTVFCIIAAFVYLRYATPLYSISSTILIKDDKKGGIASELSAFSDLGLFNNIKSNVDNEIEILRTRTLVKKTVEELGFNVTYSIPGKVRTIEAYKESPIKINFYNTVEDFTERDTILSVKILSLSKFELIDQEENSKGVYDFGKELSGDLGKMIITSTPFLDEKSFKTFKDRTIIVHLMALEKVASTYLGKLNVEAVNEKTSSVLKLSVTDQVRAKGVDFLTMLVFKYNKDAKDDKNLVASNTDIFINQRLDSINVELADVESDVERFKKLNKVTDIISEAQLFLTSANTYDVNYVQTETRLRVVNSLLGLLNSAKSDNQTLPANIIPEGNTGDLISQYNAMVIRRNTTVSSGTKVENPTVVIMDQQIAGMRSGIIESLNNLKSSLTITRNDLKRQENFLAGKIGEVPRQERQFREIDRQQKVKEQLYLYLLQKREENAITLAVTAPNAKVIDDAYPAPFPISPKNNMIYLFALVAGLGIPLSIIYVMGILDTKVHGFSDIKKFKIPFLGDVPKAEFNRELINQHSRSSTAESLRIIRTNIEFMLGDVQDGRAKTVMVTSTIPKEGKTFISVNLAATVALTGKKTLLVAMDIRNPKLDEYIKVPSRGLTNFLSSKDTNVDDYIFKQEGFDNFYILPPGIIPPNPAELLMNKKVEQMFEKLKAEYDYIIVDTAPVSLVTDTQILAKHADSFVYVVRANYLDKRMLAISEALYRDKKLPNMAVLLNDTGGRAGYGYGYGYGYGYGYGYGYGYGYGPDVKKPKTWKDKLFGK, from the coding sequence ATGCAAAATAATATTGATCTGACGCCCGAAAATGAGCCTGCAGAGTTTAATTTAATGGAAGTCATTGGGCGCTATTTGTATCACTGGAAGTGGTTTGTAGTAAGTACTGTGTTTTGCATAATCGCTGCTTTTGTATATCTCAGATATGCTACACCATTATACAGTATTAGTAGCACAATACTTATAAAAGATGATAAAAAGGGTGGTATAGCTTCAGAACTTTCAGCTTTTAGTGATCTGGGTTTGTTTAATAATATAAAAAGCAACGTAGATAACGAAATTGAGATATTAAGAACCAGAACACTTGTAAAGAAAACAGTAGAAGAGCTTGGCTTTAATGTTACTTACTCAATTCCGGGTAAAGTGCGTACTATAGAAGCTTATAAAGAATCGCCAATAAAAATAAATTTTTATAATACTGTAGAAGACTTTACTGAGCGTGATACTATTCTTTCGGTCAAAATTCTTTCATTATCAAAGTTTGAACTTATTGATCAGGAGGAGAATAGTAAAGGTGTCTATGATTTTGGAAAGGAATTATCAGGAGACCTTGGTAAGATGATCATTACCTCTACTCCGTTTCTTGATGAAAAATCATTTAAAACATTTAAAGACAGAACAATTATTGTTCATTTAATGGCTCTCGAAAAAGTAGCCTCAACTTATTTAGGCAAGCTTAACGTAGAGGCTGTTAATGAAAAAACCAGTAGTGTACTTAAGTTATCTGTTACAGATCAGGTAAGGGCAAAGGGTGTAGACTTTCTTACAATGCTTGTTTTTAAATATAACAAGGATGCTAAAGACGATAAGAACCTTGTAGCAAGTAATACAGATATTTTTATTAACCAGCGTCTGGACTCAATTAATGTTGAACTTGCCGATGTAGAGTCTGATGTAGAACGGTTTAAAAAACTAAATAAAGTTACAGATATTATATCAGAGGCTCAGCTTTTTTTAACTTCAGCAAATACTTACGATGTTAATTATGTACAGACTGAGACACGCCTAAGAGTTGTAAACTCTTTATTAGGGCTTCTTAATAGTGCTAAGAGCGACAACCAGACCCTTCCTGCAAATATTATTCCTGAAGGAAATACAGGAGATCTTATTTCGCAGTACAATGCAATGGTAATACGTAGAAATACTACTGTTTCAAGTGGTACTAAGGTAGAAAACCCTACTGTTGTAATTATGGACCAGCAGATTGCCGGTATGCGTTCAGGAATTATTGAAAGCCTTAATAATCTTAAAAGTTCACTTACCATAACCAGAAATGACCTTAAGAGACAGGAAAATTTTCTTGCAGGTAAAATAGGCGAAGTTCCACGCCAGGAGAGGCAGTTCAGGGAAATAGACAGGCAGCAAAAAGTAAAAGAGCAACTTTATCTATATTTACTTCAAAAAAGAGAGGAAAATGCGATTACACTTGCTGTTACCGCTCCTAATGCAAAAGTAATTGATGATGCCTATCCTGCACCATTTCCTATATCTCCTAAAAATAATATGATATACCTGTTTGCATTAGTAGCAGGTTTAGGTATTCCTCTATCTATTATTTATGTTATGGGTATTCTTGATACAAAAGTGCATGGGTTTTCGGATATTAAGAAGTTTAAAATTCCGTTTCTTGGCGATGTGCCAAAAGCTGAGTTTAATAGAGAGCTTATTAACCAGCACAGCCGCTCAAGTACAGCAGAGTCGCTTCGTATTATAAGGACAAACATTGAGTTTATGCTTGGTGATGTGCAGGATGGCAGGGCAAAAACTGTAATGGTTACCTCTACAATACCTAAAGAAGGTAAAACTTTTATCTCAGTTAACCTTGCTGCTACTGTGGCGCTTACGGGTAAGAAAACACTTTTGGTTGCTATGGATATCAGAAATCCTAAGCTTGATGAATATATTAAGGTTCCAAGCAGAGGACTTACAAACTTCTTGTCTTCTAAAGACACTAATGTAGATGACTATATCTTTAAACAAGAAGGTTTTGATAACTTTTATATTCTGCCTCCGGGGATTATTCCACCTAACCCTGCGGAATTACTTATGAATAAAAAGGTAGAGCAAATGTTTGAAAAGCTTAAGGCTGAATATGATTACATTATAGTAGATACCGCACCGGTAAGCCTTGTTACAGATACTCAGATATTAGCTAAGCATGCTGATTCATTTGTATATGTAGTACGTGCAAA